In Gemmatimonadales bacterium, the following are encoded in one genomic region:
- a CDS encoding NosD domain-containing protein, which yields MSAWALLGVTAGLLLSAPAARAGTAAAPCIRPSRAATQVQGEVRICPGHYRIADPTERGVIIAASSGTSIDLTGVTLESGDSVPERYAGIGIASKGVDGITVVGGVVRGYRFGVRVEGGHGHRIIGGDLSGSRAQPLRSSAQRADSTDRLDPARVEAIERYGGAILLRNTVGATVTGVTARDSQNGIGLVEARDSYLADNTLTGNSGWAIHLWSSSHNLIVRNEATRTRRCPTPSLACAAAAVLLREASDSNTITDNDLTASSTGVLVTGQPPLAHASIGNLIIRNDASLAQESGFAALFTWSVTFLENRADSAAAGFRLIRVSASTLRGNTVIGARESGITVAHGSDNTIESNVLLGARVGIRVVAPERGAPASRGYRIDDNVLGGLEQGIVLEATTGSRVRGNLFDGVGSGLVIDSAGHGTEVTGNVFLRAAGWFIDAPDLVAGGNYWATTDANAAALRVHGRVSVLPWKPASAAGY from the coding sequence GTGAGCGCGTGGGCATTGCTCGGCGTCACCGCCGGCCTGCTGCTCTCCGCGCCCGCCGCACGCGCCGGCACGGCCGCGGCCCCGTGTATCCGCCCCAGCCGCGCGGCCACCCAGGTGCAAGGAGAGGTCCGCATCTGCCCCGGGCATTACCGCATCGCCGATCCGACGGAGCGTGGCGTGATCATCGCCGCGTCCTCGGGCACCAGCATCGACCTCACCGGCGTGACCCTGGAGAGCGGAGACTCGGTACCTGAGCGCTACGCCGGGATCGGAATCGCAAGCAAGGGGGTGGATGGCATCACCGTGGTCGGCGGGGTCGTGCGGGGATACCGCTTCGGGGTGCGCGTCGAAGGTGGCCATGGCCACCGGATCATCGGGGGAGACCTCTCCGGCAGCCGGGCCCAGCCGCTCCGCTCGTCCGCCCAGCGGGCCGACTCGACCGACCGGCTGGATCCGGCCCGGGTGGAGGCCATCGAACGCTACGGCGGCGCCATCCTGCTGCGCAACACCGTGGGTGCCACCGTCACCGGCGTGACCGCGCGTGACAGCCAGAACGGGATCGGCCTGGTGGAGGCCCGCGACTCATACCTGGCCGACAACACCCTCACCGGCAACAGCGGGTGGGCGATCCACCTCTGGAGCTCGTCGCACAACCTGATCGTGCGGAATGAGGCCACCCGCACGCGACGCTGCCCGACGCCCAGCCTGGCATGCGCCGCCGCGGCCGTCCTCCTCCGCGAGGCCAGCGATTCCAATACGATCACCGACAACGATCTCACCGCGTCGAGCACCGGGGTCCTGGTCACCGGCCAGCCGCCGCTGGCGCATGCCTCGATCGGCAACCTGATCATTCGCAACGACGCGTCGCTCGCCCAGGAGAGCGGCTTCGCCGCGCTGTTCACCTGGAGCGTCACCTTCCTGGAGAACCGGGCCGACAGCGCCGCCGCCGGCTTCCGGCTGATCCGGGTGAGCGCCAGCACCCTCCGGGGCAATACCGTGATCGGCGCGCGGGAATCCGGGATTACCGTCGCCCACGGGAGCGACAACACCATCGAGTCCAACGTGCTGCTGGGCGCGCGCGTGGGGATCCGCGTGGTGGCCCCGGAGAGGGGCGCTCCGGCGAGCCGGGGCTACCGGATCGACGACAACGTGCTGGGCGGCCTGGAGCAGGGGATCGTGCTGGAGGCCACCACGGGCAGCCGGGTTCGCGGAAACCTGTTCGACGGGGTGGGAAGCGGGCTGGTGATCGACTCGGCCGGGCACGGCACCGAGGTCACCGGCAACGTCTTTCTCCGGGCGGCGGGATGGTTCATCGACGCGCCCGATCTGGTCGCCGGAGGAAACTATTGGGCCACCACCGACGCCAACGCGGCGGCCTTGCGGGTCCACGGACGGGTCAGCGTGCTGCCGTGGAAGCCGGCGAGTGCGGCAGGCTATTAG
- a CDS encoding ATP-binding protein — MGVCGALIVVLATWRKEWEVPLHAMAAALLGLVAWLSNGRIWWLPLLAVVTISASFWMAITRGRRRLRESENKCEQLASQLDRRISELFSLQELSYVLSESIQLERIVDQVAKYAGRFLQADGAIVVLADDEQGRKLRVVGAAGTLEPLLGQASEDPETTLVRFAISRERIEVAQGVTTPTVTLIGGHTVRSAAVAPLRSQGLTMGALAVADRRGGQFTTEDLWLLSTVATNASVVLANSRLYEMVRRSKEEWETAFNALTEGIAVVGPGDAVLRANRALAALADMPEAELVGRSFCQVLFGISETVDELIRAAHRGERTAPLVVRLERAQRVLRLTAAPLAERAAPGPVVILAEDVTEQRIMEAQLIQNDKMASIGQLVSGVAHELNNPLTSIAGLAELLLERDAHPDFPREHLRVIHDQAERAGRIVRNLLTFARKGAPEKAAVDLNDVAARTSLLIVYELQLHGIELESALSGEPVVVLGDRYELQQVLLNLVTNAVQAVSSLPPGQPRRITLATSRTDGESILRVRDTGPGVPAHLVSHLFTPFFTTKGPGEGTGLGLSLSYGLVKSHGGELSYEPSPESGAEFRVRLPSYAAPPELREAEPAERRIRTRRILVVDEDPVVQRLVSALFAPEGHLVEAARTGEQAMRRIGECPFDLIISEARILAGPSELFVHALAEACPDAGRYLVLAHNGEVDLPDPFPGITPYRTRKPFNLRELHAIALQVFANSLPHSPASTAAR, encoded by the coding sequence ATGGGTGTCTGCGGCGCGCTCATCGTGGTGCTGGCCACCTGGCGGAAGGAATGGGAGGTGCCGCTGCACGCGATGGCGGCCGCGCTCCTCGGGCTGGTGGCCTGGCTCTCGAATGGCAGGATCTGGTGGCTGCCGCTCCTCGCGGTGGTGACCATCTCGGCCAGCTTCTGGATGGCGATCACCCGTGGCCGGCGCCGCCTGCGCGAGTCGGAGAACAAGTGCGAGCAGCTCGCCAGCCAGCTCGATCGACGAATCAGCGAGCTCTTCTCCCTGCAGGAGCTGAGCTACGTGCTCTCCGAGTCGATCCAGCTCGAGCGCATCGTCGACCAGGTGGCCAAGTACGCCGGACGCTTTCTCCAGGCGGACGGCGCCATCGTGGTCCTGGCGGACGACGAGCAGGGCCGGAAGCTCCGGGTGGTGGGGGCGGCCGGCACGCTGGAGCCGCTCCTGGGGCAGGCCAGCGAGGACCCGGAGACCACGCTGGTCCGGTTCGCCATCAGCCGGGAGCGGATCGAGGTGGCGCAGGGAGTGACCACGCCGACCGTGACCCTGATCGGCGGCCACACCGTGCGCTCCGCGGCCGTGGCACCGCTCCGCTCCCAGGGGCTCACCATGGGCGCGCTCGCGGTGGCCGACCGGCGCGGCGGGCAGTTTACCACCGAGGATCTCTGGCTGCTCTCGACCGTCGCGACCAACGCCTCGGTGGTGCTGGCCAACTCACGGCTGTACGAGATGGTCCGGCGCAGCAAGGAGGAATGGGAGACCGCCTTCAACGCGCTCACCGAGGGCATCGCCGTCGTGGGACCGGGCGACGCCGTCCTCCGGGCCAACCGCGCGCTCGCGGCGCTGGCCGACATGCCCGAGGCGGAGCTGGTCGGCCGCAGCTTCTGCCAGGTGCTCTTCGGCATCTCGGAGACGGTGGACGAGCTGATCCGGGCGGCCCACCGCGGCGAGCGGACCGCGCCCCTGGTCGTCCGGCTGGAGCGGGCCCAGCGGGTGCTCCGGCTCACCGCCGCTCCGCTGGCCGAGCGGGCGGCGCCCGGCCCGGTGGTGATCCTGGCGGAGGACGTCACCGAGCAGCGGATCATGGAGGCGCAGCTCATCCAGAACGACAAGATGGCCTCCATCGGCCAGCTGGTCTCCGGCGTCGCGCATGAGCTCAACAACCCGCTGACCTCGATCGCCGGCCTCGCCGAGCTGCTGCTGGAGCGCGACGCCCATCCCGACTTCCCCCGGGAGCACCTCCGGGTGATTCACGACCAGGCCGAGCGGGCCGGGCGGATCGTGCGGAACCTGCTGACGTTCGCACGGAAGGGCGCGCCGGAGAAGGCCGCCGTCGACCTCAACGACGTGGCGGCGCGAACCTCGCTCCTCATCGTCTACGAGCTGCAGCTGCACGGTATCGAGCTGGAGTCCGCGCTGAGCGGCGAGCCGGTGGTGGTGCTGGGCGATCGCTACGAGCTGCAGCAGGTGCTGCTCAATCTAGTGACCAACGCGGTGCAGGCGGTGAGCAGTCTGCCGCCGGGCCAGCCGCGCCGCATCACCCTCGCCACCAGCCGCACCGACGGCGAGTCGATCCTCCGGGTGCGCGACACCGGCCCCGGCGTGCCCGCCCACCTGGTCTCCCATCTCTTCACGCCATTCTTCACCACCAAGGGCCCCGGCGAAGGCACCGGGCTCGGACTGTCGCTGAGCTATGGGCTGGTGAAGTCGCACGGGGGGGAGTTGAGTTACGAGCCCTCACCCGAGAGCGGCGCGGAATTCCGGGTCAGACTGCCGTCCTACGCCGCGCCGCCGGAGCTCCGCGAGGCGGAGCCGGCGGAACGCCGGATTCGCACCCGGCGAATCCTGGTGGTGGACGAAGATCCCGTGGTGCAGCGGCTGGTGAGCGCCCTGTTCGCGCCCGAGGGGCATCTGGTGGAGGCGGCGCGCACCGGCGAGCAGGCGATGCGGCGCATCGGCGAATGCCCCTTCGACCTGATTATCTCGGAGGCACGCATCCTGGCGGGTCCGTCGGAGCTCTTCGTGCACGCGCTGGCGGAGGCATGTCCCGACGCCGGCAGGTATCTGGTGCTGGCCCACAACGGCGAGGTCGACCTGCCCGATCCGTTTCCCGGCATCACCCCGTACCGCACGCGAAAGCCGTTCAACCTGCGCGAGCTGCACGCGATCGCGCTACAGGTCTTCGCTAATAGCCTGCCGCACTCGCCGGCTTCCACGGCAGCACGCTGA
- a CDS encoding acyltransferase produces the protein MAYLPLRSVSLPETPEQIFDGWLADIKARLAAPDADWYRLTRDILFEIYFPGVADYDSLLQDPATPAGTRAALLCLDPRNITLEPEYYADVDPVRYARVKPLHWLWQSFDRSPLGGGNVHLGVRFRRLLAPHLFARVGRNFKCFQFVEFSYGYNLEVGDDCVIHRYVLLDDRGGIILGDRVSVSDFANIYSHTHSIVDQKDVTNVRTILEDDVRITYHATVLAGVRVGRNGMVGANAVATKDVRPYHVNVGIPAKSVRVKPNAPPEAYISERVSRRDSPEP, from the coding sequence ATGGCTTATCTCCCACTCCGCTCGGTCTCTCTCCCCGAGACCCCGGAGCAGATCTTCGACGGCTGGCTGGCCGACATCAAAGCCCGCCTCGCCGCCCCCGATGCCGACTGGTACCGCCTCACCCGGGACATCCTGTTCGAGATCTATTTCCCCGGCGTGGCGGACTACGACTCGCTGCTGCAGGACCCGGCCACCCCGGCCGGCACCCGGGCCGCGCTGCTCTGTCTCGACCCGCGCAACATCACCCTGGAGCCCGAGTACTACGCCGACGTCGATCCGGTTCGCTACGCCCGGGTCAAGCCGCTCCACTGGTTGTGGCAGAGCTTCGACCGCTCGCCCCTGGGCGGTGGCAACGTGCACCTGGGAGTGCGGTTCCGCCGCCTCCTGGCGCCGCACCTCTTTGCCCGTGTGGGACGGAACTTCAAGTGCTTTCAGTTCGTCGAGTTTTCCTACGGGTACAATCTCGAGGTGGGCGATGACTGCGTCATCCATCGCTACGTGCTGCTGGATGATCGCGGCGGGATTATCCTGGGCGACCGGGTGAGCGTCTCGGACTTCGCCAACATCTACAGCCACACCCACAGCATCGTGGACCAGAAGGACGTCACCAACGTGCGCACCATCCTGGAGGACGACGTGCGCATCACCTATCACGCGACCGTGCTGGCCGGCGTGCGGGTGGGGCGGAACGGCATGGTGGGCGCCAACGCCGTCGCCACCAAGGACGTCCGCCCGTACCACGTGAACGTCGGCATCCCCGCCAAGTCGGTCCGGGTGAAGCCGAACGCGCCCCCTGAAGCCTACATCAGCGAGCGGGTCTCCCGTCGGGACTCGCCGGAGCCCTGA
- a CDS encoding FMN-binding protein: MRVLPVLVLSLLVARASAAQSAPPGKLAKSIERVYGKGAMIDSIRVDTTTVLRISGAGALLGFAEVRNVKGKDQPITYLVAIDPEDRLKDIDILVYREPHGGEVAYDSWRKQFRGKTTGAPLQVGKDIRNISGATISSNAVTRSVRQALAELTGWHQSGRLK, from the coding sequence ATGCGGGTCCTGCCGGTCCTCGTGCTTTCGCTGCTGGTGGCCCGGGCCTCTGCGGCTCAGTCGGCTCCCCCCGGGAAGCTGGCCAAGTCGATCGAGCGGGTCTACGGCAAAGGCGCCATGATCGACAGCATCCGGGTCGACACCACCACGGTGTTGCGCATCTCGGGGGCTGGCGCGCTGCTCGGCTTTGCTGAGGTGCGGAACGTGAAGGGCAAGGACCAGCCCATCACCTATCTGGTCGCCATCGATCCGGAGGATCGCCTCAAGGACATCGACATCCTGGTCTATCGGGAGCCGCACGGCGGAGAGGTGGCCTATGACTCGTGGCGGAAGCAGTTTCGCGGCAAGACCACCGGCGCACCGCTGCAGGTCGGGAAGGACATCCGCAACATCTCCGGAGCCACCATCAGCTCGAATGCCGTGACCCGGAGCGTCCGGCAAGCCTTGGCGGAGCTGACCGGCTGGCATCAGTCCGGAAGGCTCAAGTGA
- a CDS encoding FAD:protein FMN transferase translates to MRRRRFLGMLGAGLIGVLPGALPAAVRRGAARRTGERLVERWSWAMGQPVHLQLFAADEAAGYEAAQAALAELWRVEHALSGFDDSSDLCELNRRAGRPAIRVGSDLAEVLVAALGFERATAGAFNPSVEPLMRAWGFHASRTREPTAPEIAAARRVVQATRVVVDGDRVELPSRESRLDLGGIGVGYGLDRAVAVLRRAGVRRAMLDISGDCYALGAPPGEPGWLVEVADPRPGRGMLAATRLSDAALATSSNSVSVVRYGRAVWGHVMDPSTGWPADALAQVSVVARSGLEADALSTAMLVSGAPAPGVLRSFTL, encoded by the coding sequence ATGAGGCGGCGTCGGTTTCTCGGGATGCTGGGCGCCGGCCTCATCGGCGTGCTCCCGGGCGCACTGCCGGCTGCCGTGCGCCGCGGGGCTGCCCGCCGCACGGGCGAGCGTCTGGTCGAGCGCTGGTCCTGGGCGATGGGCCAGCCGGTGCACTTGCAGCTCTTCGCCGCGGATGAGGCCGCCGGTTACGAAGCTGCGCAGGCCGCGCTGGCCGAGCTCTGGCGGGTTGAGCACGCGCTCTCGGGGTTCGACGACTCCAGCGATCTCTGCGAGTTGAACCGGCGTGCCGGGCGGCCGGCGATCAGGGTCGGGTCGGACCTGGCGGAGGTGCTCGTCGCGGCACTCGGTTTCGAGCGGGCCACCGCGGGGGCATTCAATCCATCGGTCGAGCCGCTGATGCGTGCCTGGGGCTTCCATGCGTCACGAACCCGGGAACCCACCGCGCCGGAGATCGCGGCGGCCCGGCGCGTGGTTCAGGCGACTCGGGTAGTGGTGGATGGGGATCGCGTGGAGCTGCCGAGCCGGGAGAGCAGGCTCGACCTGGGCGGGATCGGGGTGGGCTATGGGCTCGACCGGGCGGTCGCGGTGCTCAGGCGGGCAGGGGTGCGTCGGGCCATGCTGGACATCAGCGGCGACTGCTACGCGCTCGGCGCGCCGCCCGGGGAACCGGGCTGGCTGGTGGAGGTCGCCGATCCCCGCCCGGGTCGCGGCATGCTCGCGGCGACCCGCCTCAGCGATGCGGCGCTCGCCACGTCATCCAACTCCGTCTCGGTGGTCCGCTACGGGCGCGCGGTGTGGGGCCACGTCATGGATCCGTCGACCGGCTGGCCGGCAGACGCGTTGGCTCAGGTGTCGGTGGTGGCCCGGAGCGGGCTCGAGGCCGATGCCCTCTCGACCGCCATGCTGGTGTCAGGCGCGCCGGCACCGGGCGTGCTCCGGAGCTTCACCCTCTGA